Part of the Henckelia pumila isolate YLH828 chromosome 2, ASM3356847v2, whole genome shotgun sequence genome is shown below.
ATCACACTAATTTCATCTCACCATTGAACATGCTCTTAAGAATAGTATTATTTAGCTAAATCTATCAGAAACCTATAAAAGTTTAATTAAGAATAAGTTGTAATTTGGCTAAACTACTGTAATACATAGTTGACAAATAAACtgcaaatattctcaaattatacAGGGATATATTATATAGAGCTCACACCAACAtatatacaaattttaaattttaaatgtaaATTCTTTTAATATATATTGTAATTTAAAAATTAGGAAAGTTTTTTTTCtagataaaaaattattttaggtAACAAATTTACTATAAGTCGAGAAATAGTCTACGAAATGTGGATTATTTTGCCAATATATAGTATGATATCTGTAGTTACCCGCACTGTGATCACCTATTAATCAAGagcttagacatgcaattaaacaataaataaccatAATCAGAGCAACTGCGAAAAATACTgaaccgacagaatacaactggCAAACAAATCCAAttaaatacaacccaatcgaatacaATTAGAATAAAACCTAGCGGCTAACCCTGCAATCATGTCAACGCCTAATCCCCAAATCActgggagaactacctgcaactgccccgtcgaatggggtgtccaagagaAACACAAAAATACGTGATAAgttcataatatttatatttttaatatcataTTTCTCgtgttttttttatcttttgcaTATGTTAATTGGTGCATTTTTGTCGTGTTTTGTAGTTGGAGGAATTTTGATGATCTTGGACAAAATTTGGGCTAAAAAGTTGAATTCTATCACATTCGGAGTTGCCAagagaaattttgaaaaattgggCAAACTAGAAGAGATCGTGAAGCAAGACGTGGGCGCGCTTTGTTACTACACTTTTACTGACCGGTGGGAATCGAAAATTTCAGATTTGAGAAGAAAATACCATATTTGAGGAATTATAAATATGGTATTTAATTTATGGAAGAATTTTGAAGAgaagatttttttttggataaatattgttggagatttgttttttttatttaaacaatTATCAAGATTATCTTGTAGATAATATTATCTTtttcttagattttatttttttccttttctccTAGGATTTAGACGTTAGTTTTAGTTTTTAGGGATTTTCTAGAGATTCCAGATTTCTGCATCTTATTCTGCACGCTTCAGACGGCCAGAGAGAAactttttctctcttttcttcttcaTAATTTTTAGGTTTGATCGTTTGTATTTTTAGGAATTATGAAGCCAACTATGCTTGGCTAAGTTTTTATTTCTGATTCAAGGAATATTTCTTGTATTTCAATTTATCTCTGTGAGATTTTGTGTTTAAATTGATATTCTTGTTTGTTTCTAGTATTtgttaatttatgatttatttcatgaaagttGTGTGTCGATTAATCTgacaaattaatttgatttataatttTCTATTGCTAATTATGAGTTCAGTGATCCGTAATTGTCATGAATGATTGGTATTTGAGTAGCGATAGATtaggtgtgttgtgctatcatgGCATATTTGATCTAAATAAATCAACGAAACTAGATTTAACAATTGCAGCTATCTCGATTGTTAGGTTTTAGGATTAACTATTTTCACAATTCTAAAAtgctatttttaattaatatgaaACACTATCATGCCCAGTTGATTATTGATAATTTTTGACTGGATGCTGGgtttggtcaattaaaataGGAGAACTCAAAAATCTTAGTGGCTATCCCTttgattttaagtttaattgctagaaactgcatgaataaattatttgttagcCGATGACCAGTGATATAATTGAAACACGAAAATTCCTTGAATCAGAGTTtggtaaaatatttgaatttctcatttaattatttgctccttcttatttattaaattctcacattagttttaatttgttattttttagtgcaaaaccaaaaaaaaacccCTTTTTGATTTGTTATTCATCGAAAGAAATAAATATCTGTTCCATGTGGATTCGACCCTGCTCACCACTATACTCTTTTTTGTTAAGGAGTAGGTATTTTAAGTTTGTTGGCTGACGACAGGCCtatcaaattttggcgccgttgccgggtaACGGTGTTAATAATTATTTCTTTTGAGTTTtgctgtttatttttttttctttttatgccTCGTTCTTCTCGTATAGGTGAACTAGAATACATTCCAGAAATCGAGAAGACAGCTAGGAGGTTGAGAAAAGAAGCGCTGTTGCGAAGTAACCAAGCATCAATGTCATCTCTTGGTTTGAACGTTACATCAAATTCAAGTGAGTTTGAAAGAGAATCTGAACCCGAATTTGATACTGAAGAAAGTGAGTGCTAAGAAACGATGGTAGCTCCAGCACAGAGAACCCTCAGGGAGTTAGCTAATCCTAATGTTACTCAGCAGCCATTATGCATTCAATTTccaaatgcaaattttgaattaaaatctggTTTGATTCATTTGTTGCCAATTTTCCGTGGTCTTGTAGGTGAAGATCCACACAAGAATTTAAAGGAGTTTCATTTTGTTTGCACAACCATGAAACCCCAAGGAATTACAGAGGAACAAATTTCATTGCGAGTTTTTCCATTCTCTTTAACCGACAAAGCTAAGGATTGGCTCTACTATTTACCCTCTGGAACGATAACACCTTGGGATGGTATGAAGCAACAATTTCTGGAGAAGTTTTTCCCAGCTTCACGAGCATCAAATATTAGGAAGGACATATGTGGGATCAGACAGCTGCATGGGGAGACTTTATATGAATATTGGGAGAGATTCAAGCAATTGTGTGCCAGTTGTCCTCAACACCAAATTTTGGAACAACTATTAGTACAGTATTTTTATGAGGGCCTCTTGGTTTTTGATCGAAACATGATTGATGCTGCGAGCGGAGGTGCATTGGTGAACAAAACACCTCAAGAAGCGAAGGATCTTATTTCGAGCATGGCTGCCAATGCACAACAGTTCGGAACTAGGGAAGACAACGCTCCACGACAAGTTAATGAGGTAAGTGCTAGTCCTATTGATCAAAAGTTAGATTCATTGACTTATCTTTTGGAAAGGTTGGTTGCAGGACAAGTACAACAAGTCAAGGCTTGTGGTATATGCTTGGTTCATGGACATCCGATGGATATGTGTCCGACGCTACAAGAAGATCAAGTGCAGCAAGCTAATGCGCTTGGTGGATTTCCTGGACAACCACAACGCCGATATGATCCATATTCTAATGCGTACAATCCAGGATTGTTCAAAAATTTTAACTATGCCAATCCACAAATGAATGTGTCTATGCCTCAAGTGCCATTATATCCTCCTAGATCACAACCATCTTCCAATACAAGTGAGTAtcttgaaaatattgttaaggatctaGCCACTCATACTTTGCAATTTCAACAGGAAACAAGGACCAgcattcaaaatttgaatactCAAGTGGGTCAGTTGGCAACTGCACTCAATAGGTTGGAAGCACAAAATTCAAGTGGTCTAAATTCTAAGACTGTGGTGAATACAATGGAGAATGTTAGTTCAATTACATTGAAAAATGGTAAAGAATTTGAGGATCAAGAAAATATGGTACCAACACCAGCCAATAAAAACAAAGACAATGAGATAAAAATGgagaaaaaagaaactaatCAAGGTGATGCACTGAAAGGTAAGTTTTCACATCTCTTTGTGTATAAACCTGTTCCCCCATTCCCACTTGCATTGAATAGGAATTGTGAAAGCATTAAGGAGTTgaatgaaacttttcgtagatgcgGGGTAAATATTCCTATATTAGATGATATTAAACCAGTACCTCATTgcgctaaaattttaaaagatttgTGTAATACGAAAAGGAGACATAATTTGAAGGAGTGTCAAAGGGTAAAGGTAGGAGAAAATGTGTCTGCTGTTCTGCAAAAAAATGTTCCTATCAAATGCAgtgatccaggtatgttttctattccTTGTACAGTTGGCGATACTAGACTTGAAAAAGCTATGTTGGATTTAGGTGCTTCTATCAATGTCATGCCTTATTCTGTTTATAATTATTTGAAACTTGGACCCCTGAATAAAACTGCAATTGTGATTCAGATGGCTGATAGGTCCAATATTTATCCTAGGGGTGTAATTGAGGATGTTCTTGTGAAAGTTGATAATTTGGtttttcctgctgatttttatgtgaTTGACATGAAAAACAGTGATCTAAATAGTCCAATTTTGCTAGGAAGACCATTTCTAAAAACTTCAAGATATATCATATATGTTAATAATGGTACTCTTACTATGAAATTTGATGGTGAGATTgttaagtttaatatttatgatactgtaacacccggtatttttaattacataaatccgcctgcataattaggataattaattatttaaatttatgatttatgggttaaataattatgtgaagtatttatgcatgatttaatttatttttaagcatttaacccataattagtaatttttatgatttttagtatttttaattatttgatcgcgtagacgggaccgtggacggacgagatgacaactttctacccaaattattttatgagcctttttggagccttaaaatattattttgagttttattatctcaaaattttaagtatttaattttatttaattttaggggtcatttttatccaaaattagtcaaaatattgactttttagtatttttaaaattcccctaaattaatatttcgagatttattttatgtttcagattttttaaaggtttcttttagagttttatttaagttatattttatatatatcttatatccttaattatataattaattaccctATTTTCTAATAAACTAAAACCTAAACCTATCCCTACCTCCCACGTTTTCTTCCACTCAGCCAACACCCACCTCCATCTCCTTCTTCTCCATCTAGCCGTCAGCCAGAGAAGTCATAGCCAAGAGTTTCGAAGCTCCAAAAGCCCGTattttcgtcccgtcgtcccggaaccgtcccaCGCTCGTGTTTTCTCGtcatctacggtgaaaggcatgattttcttccctttttaaatcctatatcagtgtatgtatgtgtgtgggtgtgtagGACCGAGATTCATCATGTTTGGACAGcaagttttcaaaatttatttctcTATTGCACTCGGTTGGCATTTTGTTgattcatgctcacgttttcttgTTCATGGCTGGGTGGGCTGCTGGTACATGGTTAGAGGGGTTCcttggggtccctagggtcgagtagTAGGGTCGGACAAGGGCTGGAACGGGCTAGGTTCGGCCTGGACCGATCTGAACATGGCTGCCCATTTTTCTGCGCAGTTTATTGTTCTTGAGTAGAATGGTTCGGGCTCCTGTTCCtggctgcatgggggctggggcCTGGTCAGGTtgggtccgcccggacgtgggctacgtccgggcggcggcgctccggccaggggcggccggagccggccggcagcaggccaagaaggcctgctgctcacggccgagaagCAATGggagaggggggatcgggttgggctgggttaggggtctgggtcgggtctgagtggtccgggtcgggtcggttaggtagtgggtcgggttagtgagttcgggtccgagtttggtgggccgggctcgagtatttttatttttaaagtattttacgaatttatgggtttttgagtcaaataaattgaaataaaattatttggacccccaaataattttatttggacttttaaaattttaattaagttagtccattaattttagggacttttgggcccataaaagttattgggccagtcttcgagtttttgggcccaatgggccagtttaggtgtttaatgggcctaattaaatctcaaaatttatttgggctccatttaattactttgggttgagtttaattattttgggcttaattaaattaattaagtgagtccattaatttttatgggccttgggggcccatggaagttattgggccaatcttcgggtttttgggcccaatgggccagtctaagttgttattgggcttagtgaattttaatgggctttattaatttaattgggcttagaataattatttgggcttaaagtttaagatattgggcttaagtatgttaatgggccagatttaagtaaatgggcttgagtgttagggccatcagtccagaaccatccatgagaaaattgcatgtgtcctgattatatatttaattatttttatgcatttaagttattttaatatttatatgttagtaagaaaattaaattaaatatatatgaaggacacacaatttatttaagtacatgcattcatgaaataaatttttatgctatgatttaattttctatggttgagcaaataaaatattttaggtggaaattgaagtagtgtggccatttatgtatgggcagtttctgccatttatgtatgggcagttttctgccatttatgtatgggtggttcgccaccagcctcgtacgatggttttttagactgatcagtcgcactatgggtcacacttacggataggaccattcgatgttcagaaaataaatgctcaacaacttatgtatgtatgatattatgtatgttatgtatggttatctatgtaatttatgttattaatttttaaacatgctcattcatgtatatgtatgtattagtattaaattgatttaaattattttaaacccttgttagtatgcatgttgggcctctaggctcactacactgatatggtgcaggtgagtacataGAGGAGCAgattactcctaccggtggtgaggacgtatgagcggcgctgcagtagccccgtgaccgtgacagcttctgagtcaatGTCATgtgatacattttattatttcattTGGGTTGAGgcgtttgaaatattttattaaatatttttagtgcatgcacatttttatttattttatttatgcagtatatttttaattatagggttgactcagttgtttatttattttaaagaatgcattttatttaagtatttaaattgtttatttatgaaATCATGAGTTTATTTTGGGTATTTTATttggtgcatatatgtatgggcatatatgtacttacttttatttagtagtataaaaaatttttttttttccgcatatttatttattagagaattagggtcgtttcagttggtatcagagcacggtccttggaggggtcactactgctatgcgagctcagaaatccacgctaccggtctgtaagttttaatgtttatagtatgatttaatttctagaatttaaagttagccttaattttaaaacacttagttatgcaaggcgatttacgtaaataaatatgtggtggtgcagaatgcctcccagacaggtgaatcgacgtgggagacctccacatccgcctccacctccaccgccacctcagcagcaccccatgacagcactggagcaggccagtgccatgatgatggcgggtattactgccttgctggagcagcaggcggcccgtcccagactgtcccacgaggaggacgtcgcagagaggttccagaagaaggtgCCTAAGGAGTtcttggggaccaccgatccgttggtggcggagggatggattcgctctttggagtccatcttcgactatatggggatcacagacgccgacagggtgagctgtgctacatacatgatgcgaggcgacgcagccctttggtgggagggtgcagtcagaggagtccatctacctacactgacgtgggtTGAGTTCAGgtgtatcttctacgccaaatatttcactgaggacgtgcgcagccgcatgatccgtgagttcatgagtctccgtcagggggacagatctgtggtggagtacgtgagccagtttgagaggggctgtcgttttgtgcccatgattgctgagagcccgcaggagaagctgcgacagtttgttgagggcctgaaggctgagatcaggcatgatgtgcggatggcagacgtctttacttatgagtctgcagtcagcagggccttgcgttccgaggagggacggagggagatacagagagagcagcagggtaagaggcagtttgtgcagacagggtatcagcgaccatcttcgcagccacctgcgaagaagcagtctacagggccatctaagggcccgattcagcagaggcctcaggggaaacctgaaacgaccctaactctataataaataaatatgcggaaatttttttttttttatactactaaataaaatattgtacatatatgcccatacatatatgcacagaataaaatatttaaaataaatacatgactaaataaataaacaattaaatacttaagtaaaatgcattctttaaaataaataaatatcagagtcaaccctataattaaaaatatactgcataaataaaatgaataaaaaagtgtgcatgcactaaaaatatttaataaaatattcaaaaacctcaaccctcgaaaatatttaaaatgtatCATGAAACAACATGtatggtgactcagaagctgtcacggtcacggggccactgctacatgtctgctcatacgtcctcgcctccggtgggtacaatgtcatccccaacgtactcacctgcaccataccagtgtagtgagcctagaggcccaacatgctaacatagcaagggtttaaaataatttaaatcaatttaatactaatacatacatatacatgaatgagcatgcttaaaaatttcataacataacttacttaaataaacataaataacataatacataacaatattgagcaattcattttctaacatagcatggttgtatccgtagtgtaaccttaaatcatacattaaatactgatcagcgtggaaacctacgtacgtggccggtgacgaatcacctcttaaattggcagtaaactgcccttcaatcatatggggacaagtcccccttaaattgtcacactacttcaacttccaacataaaatatttttattgctcaacttaaacattaaatcatgcataaaatattatttcatgaatgcatgtacttgaataaaatgtgtgtccttcatatatatttaatttaattttcttaccaacatataaatattaaaataacttaaatgcataaaaataattaaatatatattcaggacacatgcaaattttctcatggatggtactggactgctggccctaataCTCaatcccattaacttaaatctggcccattaacattcttaagcccaatatcttaaactttaagtccaattaattattctaagcccaattaaattactaaagcccattaaaatacactaagcccattaaccacttaaactggcccaatgagcccaaaaacccaaagactggcccactaatttttatgggctcaaaagcctataaaattaatggattaacttaattaaaattttaaaagtccaaataaaattatttgggagtccaaataattttattttaatttaattgactcaaaacccattaattcataaaatattttaaaaataaaaagactcgagcccggcccatcaaacccggacccggaccacctgacccgaccctagacctacccgacccgaccctgactccaagacccgacccgacccaGCACCCCAGCCCAGCCCAAAACCCGAACCCCCCCTAGCCTTCTGCccgctgcgcgagcagcagccctttaggggctgctgccgcctcgctccggccgcccctggccggagcgccgccggcaggaccttcccagggtcctgccggttcgaacccagCCTTGGCTCGGCTGGGTCATGGCCTAGCATGACCAGCCGAGCCCTCCTTCCACTAAACCCTAAACTGTGACCTCTTGGGATCGATTTGATGTAGCTCGGTCATAGCTCCATCCCAGCCTGAACCGACCGACTCCAACCGACCCTAAGGCTCCCTAGGACCCCTTTGGAACCCTAGCCAACAGCCGAACCAAGCATGGAGAGgaaaacgtgagcatgcttATGAAATCCAAGCACAATGCGCATACAACCATCGTTCaataaattttctgaaaaataattaaagaatTTCGATGCCTAACTTAACCTACATAATACATACTGATATGATGTtaaaaataaagagaaaatcatgcctttcaccgtagaagtTGATTAGAACGcacgt
Proteins encoded:
- the LOC140878394 gene encoding uncharacterized protein, whose product is MVAPAQRTLRELANPNVTQQPLCIQFPNANFELKSGLIHLLPIFRGLVGEDPHKNLKEFHFVCTTMKPQGITEEQISLRVFPFSLTDKAKDWLYYLPSGTITPWDGMKQQFLEKFFPASRASNIRKDICGIRQLHGETLYEYWERFKQLCASCPQHQILEQLLVQYFYEGLLVFDRNMIDAASGGALVNKTPQEAKDLISSMAANAQQFGTREDNAPRQVNEVSASPIDQKLDSLTYLLERLVAGQVQQVKACGICLVHGHPMDMCPTLQEDQVQQANALGGFPGQPQRRYDPYSNAYNPGLFKNFNYANPQMNVSMPQVPLYPPRSQPSSNTSEYLENIVKDLATHTLQFQQETRTSIQNLNTQVGQLATALNRLEAQNSSGLNSKTVVNTMENVSSITLKNGKEFEDQENMVPTPANKNKDNEIKMEKKETNQGDALKGKFSHLFVYKPVPPFPLALNRNCESIKELNETFRRCGVNIPILDDIKPVPHCAKILKDLCNTKRRHNLKECQRVKVGENVSAVLQKNVPIKCSDPGMFSIPCTVGDTRLEKAMLDLGASINVMPYSVYNYLKLGPLNKTAIVIQMADRSNIYPRGVIEDVLVKVDNLVFPADFYVIDMKNSDLNSPILLGRPFLKTSRYIIYVNNGTLTMKFDGEIVKFNIYDTASKIERKLPPDRPKQIPMENGGSYQEMEISKKFKHNKHKLKFAMKIPKWVKVDKKIFFYKAYTTILSDATHQHYTPVTTTLLVPHHRISRLLLYFTGTNTTIVVASTTLCFFSSPASQTPGAAAVLHAVTCQPPTSAASDISKLSVLLSTLSSGSVKIGRLVARVALQSDDIELFTINDPFITTDYMIW